The Muricauda sp. SCSIO 65647 genome includes a region encoding these proteins:
- a CDS encoding anthranilate synthase component I family protein, translating to MRFELKTHYKKILADTITPVSVYLKVRDRFPNSILLESSDYHANDNSFSYICCNPIAYIKVQDEKIIQQFPDGSFEETKIKEDIDLTAVIDGFATRFSVKGHDFKFINNGLFGYMAYDAVRYFESVQISKKENAVEIPDIFYAVYQNIIAINHFKNEAYIFAHCHDNESNIEDIHQLLKARNFATYNFSKQGKAISNLEDEEYREHVRLAKKHCQRGDVFQLVLSRRFSQGFKGDEFNVYRALRSINPSPYLFYFDYGDFKIFGSSPEAQLIVKDGKAEIHPIAGTYKRTGNDEKDAELAKKLAADDKENSEHVMLVDLARNDLSRNGYAVNVETYREVQYFSHVIHLVSKVTGQKKAAISTLKIVADTFPAGTLSGAPKHMAMQLIEKYEKTNRAYYGGAIGFMDFQGNFNHAIMIRTFLSKNHTLHYQAGAGLVAASDPDAELQETYNKLGALNKALEIAERI from the coding sequence ATGAGATTCGAACTAAAGACACATTACAAAAAAATACTGGCCGATACCATTACACCCGTAAGTGTATATCTAAAGGTACGTGATAGGTTTCCGAACAGTATTTTGTTGGAAAGTAGTGATTACCATGCCAACGACAACAGTTTTTCATATATCTGCTGCAATCCGATTGCCTATATAAAAGTACAGGACGAAAAGATCATTCAACAGTTCCCCGATGGTTCATTTGAAGAAACGAAAATCAAAGAAGATATTGACCTGACCGCAGTAATCGATGGTTTTGCCACACGCTTCTCTGTAAAAGGCCATGATTTCAAGTTCATCAATAACGGACTGTTCGGGTATATGGCCTATGACGCCGTACGTTATTTTGAATCCGTACAAATCTCGAAAAAAGAAAACGCGGTGGAAATACCCGATATCTTCTATGCCGTTTATCAGAATATCATCGCCATCAACCATTTCAAGAACGAAGCCTATATCTTCGCCCACTGCCATGATAACGAGAGTAACATTGAAGATATACACCAACTGTTGAAAGCAAGAAATTTTGCCACCTATAACTTCTCAAAGCAAGGCAAAGCCATTTCCAACCTTGAAGATGAAGAATATCGTGAGCATGTGCGTTTGGCCAAAAAACACTGCCAACGCGGCGATGTGTTTCAATTGGTACTCTCAAGACGGTTTTCCCAAGGTTTTAAAGGAGATGAATTCAACGTCTATCGCGCTTTGCGCTCTATCAATCCCTCACCTTATCTTTTCTATTTCGATTATGGGGATTTCAAAATCTTCGGAAGCTCTCCCGAGGCACAATTGATCGTTAAAGATGGTAAGGCCGAGATACACCCCATTGCAGGCACGTACAAGCGTACGGGAAATGACGAGAAAGATGCTGAACTGGCCAAAAAACTGGCAGCTGATGACAAAGAGAACAGCGAGCATGTGATGTTGGTCGATCTTGCGCGTAACGACCTCAGCCGAAACGGTTATGCGGTGAATGTAGAGACCTATCGCGAAGTACAGTATTTCTCACATGTGATCCATTTGGTCTCAAAGGTCACAGGACAAAAGAAAGCGGCCATCTCGACACTGAAAATCGTGGCAGACACCTTTCCGGCAGGTACGTTGAGCGGAGCCCCAAAACACATGGCCATGCAACTGATTGAGAAATATGAAAAGACCAACCGCGCTTATTACGGTGGAGCCATTGGTTTTATGGATTTTCAGGGCAATTTCAACCACGCCATCATGATCCGAACCTTTTTGAGCAAGAACCATACCCTGCACTATCAAGCTGGTGCCGGTTTGGTGGCCGCTTCAGACCCGGATGCGGAGCTACAGGAAACCTATAACAAATTGGGCGCCTTGAACAAGGCCCTTGAAATCGCTGAAAGGATTTAA
- a CDS encoding aminodeoxychorismate/anthranilate synthase component II, whose protein sequence is MGRKVLMIDNYDSFTYNLVHYLEDLECDVVVKRNDQLTLQDVEPFDEIVLSPGPGIPDEAGLLKPIIERYAPNKRIFGVCLGQQAIGEVFGGSLVNLDQVYHGIATTIKITKDDYIFKGIPKEIAVGRYHSWVVHPDLPETLEATSFDENGQVMSLRHKEYDVRAVQFHPESVLTPHGKQMLKNWLEK, encoded by the coding sequence ATGGGCAGGAAAGTTTTGATGATAGACAATTACGATAGTTTCACCTACAATTTGGTGCACTATTTAGAAGATCTTGAATGTGATGTGGTGGTCAAACGAAATGACCAATTAACACTGCAAGATGTGGAACCGTTCGATGAAATTGTATTATCGCCGGGGCCTGGAATTCCTGATGAGGCCGGGCTTCTTAAACCGATTATTGAGCGCTACGCCCCCAACAAACGTATTTTTGGGGTGTGCCTCGGGCAACAGGCCATCGGAGAAGTCTTTGGCGGCAGCCTTGTCAATTTAGACCAGGTCTATCACGGCATCGCCACTACCATAAAAATCACCAAAGATGATTACATTTTCAAAGGCATTCCAAAAGAAATCGCAGTGGGTCGCTATCATTCTTGGGTAGTGCATCCAGACCTTCCAGAAACGCTGGAGGCCACTTCTTTTGATGAAAACGGACAGGTCATGTCACTACGACATAAAGAATATGATGTTCGGGCGGTACAATTTCACCCTGAATCGGTGCTCACCCCCCATGGAAAACAAATGCTAAAAAATTGGTTGGAAAAATGA
- the trpD gene encoding anthranilate phosphoribosyltransferase produces the protein MKETLNRLINHEILTKEDAKQILVNIAKGEYNTSQIAAFLTVYMMRSITIEELEGFRDALLELCLAVDLSEYNPIDLCGTGGDGKDTFNISTLASFVTAGAGIKVTKHGNYGVSSKCGSSNVMEFLGIKFSNEADFLRRSIEEAGICVLHAPLFHPAMKNVAPIRRELAVKTFFNMLGPMVNPAFPKNQMVGVFNLELARMYGYLYQNTDKNFTVLHALDGYDEISLTGNTKTISNETESMITPEDFGVAPISASEIIGGDDVAESAQIFMNVLNGKGTEAQNNVVCANTGVAIATVEGIDVKEGFEKAKESLLSGKGLMALKKLQELSKN, from the coding sequence ATGAAAGAAACCCTTAATAGACTTATCAACCACGAAATCTTGACAAAAGAAGATGCTAAGCAGATTTTGGTGAATATCGCCAAAGGCGAATATAACACCAGTCAGATCGCGGCTTTTTTGACCGTGTATATGATGCGCAGCATCACCATCGAAGAGTTGGAAGGTTTTCGTGATGCCCTACTGGAACTTTGTCTTGCGGTGGATTTGAGCGAGTACAATCCGATCGATCTATGTGGCACAGGGGGTGATGGCAAAGACACATTTAACATTTCGACCCTCGCATCATTTGTTACTGCGGGGGCAGGTATAAAAGTGACCAAACATGGTAATTACGGAGTTTCCTCAAAGTGTGGCAGCAGCAACGTGATGGAATTTCTCGGTATCAAATTCAGCAATGAGGCAGATTTCTTGCGGAGGTCCATCGAGGAGGCCGGAATCTGTGTGCTGCATGCACCATTGTTTCATCCTGCCATGAAAAATGTGGCCCCCATCAGAAGGGAACTGGCCGTAAAGACCTTCTTCAACATGTTGGGGCCAATGGTGAATCCTGCCTTCCCAAAAAACCAAATGGTCGGGGTATTCAATTTAGAATTGGCAAGAATGTACGGCTACCTCTATCAGAACACGGATAAAAACTTTACGGTGCTACATGCATTGGATGGATACGATGAAATCAGTTTGACCGGCAATACCAAAACCATTTCAAATGAAACCGAAAGTATGATCACGCCCGAAGATTTTGGAGTAGCACCCATATCAGCTTCTGAGATCATAGGTGGCGATGATGTCGCCGAATCAGCCCAGATTTTTATGAACGTGCTGAACGGCAAGGGTACCGAGGCCCAAAACAATGTGGTCTGTGCCAATACGGGGGTGGCCATTGCCACTGTTGAAGGTATCGATGTAAAAGAGGGTTTTGAAAAGGCCAAAGAATCGTTGTTAAGTGGCAAAGGATTGATGGCATTGAAGAAATTGCAGGAATTGAGTAAAAATTAA
- the trpC gene encoding indole-3-glycerol phosphate synthase TrpC: MNILDKIIADKRKEVELKKSLIPISQWEQSVLFERGTHSLAKGLRQSETGIIAEHKRRSPSKATINQNTNVAQVAKGYQKAGASGMSVLTDLKYFGGSLEDLLLARASVELPLLRKEFIIDGYQVVEAKAHGADVILLIAAVLTRKEIKTLSELARSLQLEVLLEVHNEEELQKSIMPSLDMLGVNNRNLKTFGVSLETSKSLAAKIPDEFAKVSESGISTIEAIEELKQYGYQGFLIGENFMKTESPGKSAEKFIQELKA, from the coding sequence GTGAACATTCTAGACAAAATAATAGCTGACAAACGAAAGGAGGTTGAACTCAAGAAATCATTGATTCCCATTTCCCAATGGGAACAATCGGTGCTTTTCGAACGCGGTACCCATTCGCTGGCCAAAGGCCTTAGACAAAGTGAAACGGGCATTATTGCAGAGCACAAACGACGTTCACCCTCAAAGGCGACCATCAATCAAAACACCAATGTGGCACAAGTGGCAAAGGGCTATCAAAAAGCCGGCGCAAGCGGTATGAGCGTTTTGACCGATCTAAAATATTTTGGCGGTTCACTTGAAGACCTTTTGCTTGCAAGAGCCTCTGTTGAACTCCCTCTGCTGCGTAAAGAGTTTATCATCGACGGGTATCAGGTAGTGGAGGCCAAAGCACACGGTGCCGATGTCATATTATTGATTGCGGCGGTACTGACAAGAAAAGAAATCAAAACCTTGTCAGAACTCGCCCGAAGCTTGCAACTCGAAGTGTTGTTGGAGGTACACAATGAAGAAGAACTGCAGAAATCGATCATGCCCAGTCTTGATATGTTGGGGGTGAACAACAGAAATCTGAAAACCTTTGGGGTCAGTTTAGAAACCAGCAAATCACTCGCGGCAAAAATACCCGATGAGTTCGCAAAGGTTTCAGAGAGTGGCATCAGTACAATTGAGGCCATCGAAGAATTGAAACAATACGGATACCAAGGCTTTTTGATCGGCGAAAATTTTATGAAGACCGAGAGTCCAGGAAAAAGTGCGGAAAAATTCATCCAAGAACTAAAGGCATGA
- a CDS encoding phosphoribosylanthranilate isomerase, with protein sequence MKLKVCGMKYNPEEVAKLKPDYLGFIFWAPSSRFFEGEMPRSLEGIKKVGVFVDAPIDEVFEKIKNYRLHAVQLHGNESAGYCKDLMTRLSGISTKQGKSKKIPQSPEYSGSFRNSRTVEIIKVFSIHPDSYQNEFDFSILKEYEEVCDYFLFDTKGKLPGGTGLTFDWSMLKDYPSTKPYFLSGGIGLGEIDSLQEFMTRPESTYCHAIDVNSRFEVKPGLKDIERIKEFKKLLENELSR encoded by the coding sequence ATGAAATTGAAGGTCTGTGGCATGAAATATAATCCGGAGGAAGTGGCCAAATTGAAACCCGACTACCTCGGATTCATCTTTTGGGCACCATCGTCCCGGTTTTTTGAAGGTGAAATGCCCCGATCCTTAGAAGGCATCAAAAAAGTAGGTGTCTTTGTGGATGCACCTATTGATGAAGTGTTTGAAAAAATCAAGAATTATAGGTTGCATGCCGTTCAGTTGCATGGAAACGAAAGTGCCGGGTATTGTAAAGATCTCATGACAAGACTATCGGGCATTTCGACAAAACAGGGGAAATCTAAAAAGATTCCCCAATCACCCGAATATTCGGGGTCATTTCGGAATAGCAGAACGGTAGAAATTATCAAAGTCTTTTCCATACATCCCGATAGCTATCAGAATGAATTTGATTTTTCCATCTTGAAGGAATATGAAGAAGTCTGCGACTATTTCTTGTTCGATACCAAAGGGAAGCTTCCCGGTGGCACTGGGCTCACATTTGATTGGTCTATGCTTAAAGACTATCCATCAACAAAACCCTATTTTTTGAGCGGTGGCATTGGATTGGGGGAAATCGATTCTTTACAAGAGTTTATGACGCGGCCTGAATCAACATATTGCCATGCCATCGATGTGAACAGTCGGTTTGAGGTCAAACCGGGGCTTAAGGATATTGAAAGAATAAAAGAATTCAAAAAACTGTTGGAAAATGAGTTATCACGCTAA
- the trpB gene encoding tryptophan synthase subunit beta, whose protein sequence is MSYHANDKGYYGDFGGAFIPEMLYPNCEELRQNYVQIMETEDFQKQFQHLLKDYVGRPTPLYFAERLSEKHNTKIYLKREDLCHTGAHKVNNTIGQILMAKKLGKNRIIAETGAGQHGVATATVCALMGMECVVYMGEIDIARQAPNVARMKMLGAEVRPAKSGSRTLKDATNEAIRDWINNPVNTHYIIGSVVGPHPYPDMVARFQSVISEEIQWQLKEKEGRENPDYVVACVGGGSNAAGAYFHYLDNEEVSIIAVEAAGKGIHSGESAATSALGKIGIIHGSKTLLMQTDDGQITEPYSISAGLDYPGVGPMHAHLYTSGRAAFISITDDEAMQAGLEMAKLEGIIPAIETSHAFAIFDRKKFEKDDVVVINLSGRGDKDLQTYIDYFKL, encoded by the coding sequence ATGAGTTATCACGCTAACGACAAAGGATATTATGGTGATTTTGGGGGGGCTTTCATTCCAGAAATGCTTTATCCGAACTGTGAAGAACTTCGGCAAAACTATGTACAGATCATGGAAACGGAAGACTTTCAGAAACAATTTCAACACTTATTGAAAGATTATGTTGGGCGCCCTACTCCACTTTATTTTGCCGAAAGACTCTCAGAAAAACACAACACCAAGATTTATTTGAAACGCGAAGATCTTTGCCACACAGGTGCCCATAAGGTCAACAATACCATCGGACAGATCTTGATGGCCAAAAAATTGGGCAAGAACCGTATCATAGCCGAAACGGGTGCCGGGCAACATGGAGTGGCCACCGCTACCGTCTGTGCCCTAATGGGCATGGAATGCGTGGTGTACATGGGCGAAATCGACATTGCCAGACAGGCACCCAACGTGGCCCGAATGAAAATGTTGGGAGCCGAGGTACGACCCGCCAAATCGGGAAGCCGTACGTTGAAAGATGCCACTAACGAGGCCATTCGTGATTGGATCAACAATCCGGTGAACACCCATTACATAATAGGTTCTGTAGTCGGACCACACCCCTACCCTGATATGGTGGCTCGTTTTCAATCGGTGATTTCAGAAGAAATTCAATGGCAGTTGAAAGAGAAGGAGGGGCGTGAAAATCCCGATTATGTAGTAGCCTGTGTGGGGGGTGGCAGTAACGCCGCTGGTGCTTACTTTCATTATCTCGACAATGAAGAGGTAAGCATCATTGCCGTTGAAGCGGCAGGAAAAGGCATCCATTCGGGTGAAAGTGCCGCTACCTCGGCCTTGGGCAAGATAGGCATCATTCATGGCAGCAAAACGCTGTTGATGCAGACCGATGACGGACAGATTACCGAGCCTTATTCCATCTCAGCTGGTCTGGATTACCCCGGTGTAGGGCCCATGCATGCACATTTGTATACCTCGGGCCGTGCGGCGTTCATTTCCATCACCGACGACGAGGCGATGCAGGCGGGGCTTGAAATGGCCAAGTTGGAAGGTATAATTCCCGCCATTGAGACCAGTCACGCCTTTGCCATTTTTGACCGCAAAAAATTTGAAAAAGACGATGTGGTGGTCATTAACCTGTCGGGGCGCGGTGACAAAGACCTACAGACGTACATCGATTATTTCAAATTATGA
- the trpA gene encoding tryptophan synthase subunit alpha, with amino-acid sequence MNRIKTKLQDAGKLLSIYFTAGYPKLENTVPIIQELEKSGVDIVEIGLPFSDPLADGPTIQESSTWALKNGMTTEILFEQLMGIRKTVTMPLIIMGYFNPVLQYGVEAFCKKCAEIGIDGLILPDLPFDVYQEEYEHIFKKYGLINVFLITPQTSDERIKKIDAASDGFIYMVSSASTTGAKEGFGEEQRAYFERIASLTLANPQIVGFGISNAETFLTATEKAKGAIIGSAFIKHLTQNGVSKIDDFIKKIR; translated from the coding sequence ATGAACAGAATAAAAACGAAACTCCAAGATGCTGGAAAGCTGCTGTCGATCTACTTCACGGCAGGTTATCCAAAATTAGAGAATACCGTACCCATCATTCAAGAACTGGAGAAAAGCGGTGTCGACATCGTTGAAATCGGACTGCCATTCAGCGATCCCCTGGCCGATGGCCCGACCATTCAAGAAAGTTCGACCTGGGCCCTCAAAAATGGCATGACCACTGAAATCTTGTTCGAACAACTCATGGGCATTCGTAAGACGGTAACCATGCCTTTGATCATTATGGGTTATTTCAACCCTGTGTTACAATACGGAGTAGAAGCCTTTTGTAAAAAATGTGCTGAAATAGGTATTGATGGGCTCATTCTTCCCGACCTTCCATTTGACGTCTATCAAGAAGAGTACGAACACATCTTCAAGAAATATGGGTTGATCAATGTGTTTCTCATCACTCCACAGACAAGTGATGAACGCATCAAAAAAATTGACGCTGCATCTGACGGCTTTATCTATATGGTCAGCTCTGCCAGCACCACGGGGGCCAAAGAAGGTTTTGGCGAGGAGCAAAGGGCCTATTTTGAGCGAATTGCTTCCTTGACGCTTGCAAACCCCCAAATCGTTGGGTTTGGTATCAGCAATGCGGAAACCTTTCTAACTGCCACCGAAAAGGCCAAAGGGGCTATTATCGGTTCAGCTTTTATCAAACATTTGACACAAAACGGGGTTTCAAAAATCGATGATTTTATAAAAAAGATTCGGTAA
- a CDS encoding RagB/SusD family nutrient uptake outer membrane protein, whose product MTRSFTVIVFIVFFLIVGCSSDESEQNVSAGTLVVNVSTSDGTPEPNALVVLVPGNSSNLTNAEGIARFTDLAIGTYQVTVEVSIDSDSYVEGLIYEFNGITITENDTEILSVEVIDPIRPIEEIDPDVDLLLADTYKKLKDKFMFDLGGYSLYWGDIGADIAYIGNTASSALLSLDRYDISPSNTIINNVWALHYQVIRNTNIAIEAIENSEYVSQSGKEENVILGEFRFLRALGYFNLIKLYGNPVLVTSTDFDAPLTQNRTGVKELIEQDLKYAEDNLETYQSSKIASEQAAQSLLGKFYLYSAGFPDFDTGKYNLAAQQFEKVLNVFSLEEDYLDIFDENNEPANTEVIFSIDFDSSQENGGGNIGVFWGPLGYAQQDYLLLDPKFIRQYFNDENDYQNPITFPLNIEDERFYGNIASYTVQGGTTMDATDVTDWRPLKYITDLSTVPQAGASSVDFPYLRYADVLLMLAEVENALNGPTARAYDLVNQVIDRSDSSGVSRLPQGLNQSDFLLELFEQRRKELCFEGIYKDDLIRNELLSEVIEDFNLRNPEFPKQFESHEYIWPIPRSETDLNPNIVQNPGY is encoded by the coding sequence ATGACTAGATCTTTTACGGTAATTGTCTTTATAGTTTTTTTTCTAATTGTTGGTTGTAGTTCAGATGAATCAGAACAAAATGTCTCTGCCGGAACCTTAGTGGTCAATGTAAGTACATCTGATGGGACTCCCGAACCTAATGCTCTTGTAGTACTTGTGCCTGGAAATAGTTCGAACCTTACAAATGCCGAAGGTATTGCAAGGTTTACCGATCTTGCCATCGGCACTTATCAAGTAACGGTTGAAGTATCAATAGACTCCGATTCTTATGTAGAGGGCTTAATTTATGAATTCAACGGAATTACTATCACTGAAAATGATACGGAAATATTGAGCGTTGAGGTTATAGATCCCATTCGACCAATTGAAGAAATAGACCCTGATGTTGATTTGCTGTTAGCTGATACGTACAAGAAGTTAAAAGATAAGTTCATGTTCGATTTGGGAGGGTATTCTTTATACTGGGGCGATATTGGAGCAGATATAGCTTACATTGGCAATACAGCTTCATCGGCATTGCTGTCTTTGGACAGATACGATATTTCGCCATCGAACACCATTATAAACAACGTGTGGGCGCTGCACTATCAGGTTATACGCAATACGAACATTGCCATTGAAGCCATAGAAAACTCAGAATATGTTTCCCAGTCGGGAAAAGAAGAGAATGTAATCTTGGGTGAATTCAGATTTTTGAGGGCACTCGGTTATTTCAATTTAATCAAACTATATGGCAATCCGGTTCTGGTGACTTCCACTGACTTTGATGCACCCTTGACCCAGAATCGAACGGGGGTCAAAGAATTGATAGAACAAGACCTAAAATATGCAGAAGATAATTTGGAAACGTACCAATCTTCTAAAATTGCCTCTGAACAGGCAGCTCAATCCCTACTGGGAAAATTCTATCTCTATTCAGCTGGTTTTCCTGATTTTGATACCGGTAAATATAACCTCGCTGCCCAACAGTTTGAAAAAGTATTGAATGTGTTTTCTTTGGAGGAAGACTACTTGGATATTTTTGATGAAAACAATGAGCCTGCCAATACCGAGGTCATTTTCAGTATTGATTTTGACAGTTCTCAAGAGAATGGTGGCGGAAATATTGGTGTTTTTTGGGGGCCATTGGGTTATGCCCAGCAAGATTATCTGCTATTGGATCCAAAATTCATAAGACAGTATTTCAATGACGAAAATGACTATCAAAACCCAATTACATTTCCATTGAATATCGAAGATGAACGTTTTTATGGCAACATAGCTTCCTATACGGTTCAGGGGGGAACGACTATGGATGCCACAGATGTTACGGATTGGAGACCCTTGAAATACATCACTGATTTATCCACGGTTCCTCAGGCAGGAGCCTCGTCGGTAGATTTTCCCTATTTGAGATATGCAGATGTGCTCTTGATGTTGGCAGAGGTCGAAAACGCCTTGAACGGACCTACGGCCAGAGCGTATGACCTGGTCAATCAAGTAATCGATCGTTCTGATTCTTCCGGTGTTTCCCGACTTCCCCAAGGATTGAATCAATCAGATTTTCTTCTAGAGCTATTTGAGCAACGTAGAAAAGAACTTTGCTTTGAAGGCATTTATAAAGATGATTTGATAAGGAATGAATTGCTTTCGGAAGTTATTGAAGATTTTAATCTCAGAAATCCCGAGTTTCCAAAGCAATTTGAATCTCATGAATACATCTGGCCAATACCTCGTAGTGAGACTGACCTAAATCCGAACATTGTTCAAAATCCGGGTTATTGA